A single region of the Streptomyces caelestis genome encodes:
- a CDS encoding phage holin family protein, translating to MTAEGSPRTGGGAQEPVGDLVQRASQQLSQPVRDEMRLAQAEMTQKGKRFGKGGGLFGGAGLGVLTLQALVATVIAALSLVMDVWVAALIVTAVLAAVTALMAALGKQQISKASPPAPEQTMDSVKADVAEIKEKAQR from the coding sequence ATGACAGCAGAAGGCTCCCCCCGCACCGGCGGCGGAGCGCAGGAACCGGTCGGCGACCTGGTCCAGCGTGCCTCGCAGCAGCTGTCGCAGCCGGTCCGCGACGAGATGCGCCTGGCGCAGGCGGAGATGACCCAGAAGGGCAAGCGGTTCGGCAAGGGCGGCGGCCTGTTCGGCGGCGCCGGCCTGGGTGTCCTCACTCTGCAGGCACTGGTGGCCACCGTGATCGCCGCGCTCTCGCTCGTGATGGATGTGTGGGTGGCGGCGCTGATCGTCACCGCCGTCCTGGCCGCCGTCACCGCGCTGATGGCGGCGCTGGGCAAGCAGCAGATCAGCAAGGCATCCCCGCCGGCGCCGGAGCAGACCATGGACAGCGTCAAGGCCGATGTAGCCGAGATCAAGGAGAAGGCACAGCGATGA
- a CDS encoding trypco2 family protein gives MTITVVPRNVVDTEAVVLDPGKVYDEQTAAACGAANSYVRFQYSGIELEMTIGMCDSRERQGGLKVWILDGFRKRIRGKTSTLTVRAIIEPHTFAGGEVAYTVHE, from the coding sequence ATGACGATCACGGTCGTGCCCAGGAACGTGGTCGATACCGAGGCCGTAGTGCTCGATCCAGGCAAGGTCTATGACGAGCAGACGGCTGCGGCCTGCGGGGCCGCCAATAGCTACGTGCGATTTCAGTACAGCGGCATTGAGTTGGAGATGACCATCGGCATGTGCGACTCACGAGAGCGCCAGGGAGGGCTCAAGGTCTGGATCTTGGATGGCTTCCGGAAGCGCATTCGCGGCAAGACCTCTACACTCACGGTCCGGGCCATCATCGAGCCGCATACCTTCGCCGGGGGAGAAGTCGCGTACACGGTGCACGAGTGA
- a CDS encoding DUF4235 domain-containing protein, producing the protein MKASKIAYKPVGLAMGAVSGVLAGGLFKQVWKKLGHDEDAPDATDEHRTWREVLSAAVLQGAIFAGVKAVVDRGGATATRRLTGTWPG; encoded by the coding sequence ATGAAAGCGTCCAAGATCGCCTACAAGCCGGTTGGCCTGGCCATGGGCGCCGTCAGCGGCGTGCTGGCCGGCGGGTTGTTCAAGCAGGTCTGGAAGAAGCTCGGGCACGACGAAGACGCCCCCGACGCCACCGACGAGCACCGCACCTGGCGCGAGGTCCTGTCGGCAGCCGTCCTGCAGGGCGCGATCTTCGCCGGCGTCAAAGCCGTCGTCGACCGCGGCGGCGCCACCGCCACCCGCCGCCTGACCGGCACCTGGCCCGGCTGA
- a CDS encoding DUF3618 domain-containing protein, with translation MTHDKPHTGDEAAPSPEELREQVEATREELGETVEELAAKTDVKTRAQEKTVAVKQQVAEKTTQVRTQLRDKATHAAHMVQDKTPEPVRSKAAAATGQVRDKAVHVGELAREKAPEPVREKANQGMQAARANRAPLLAAAGALIALLLIRRSRRHR, from the coding sequence ATGACCCACGACAAGCCGCACACGGGCGACGAGGCAGCACCCTCCCCGGAAGAACTGCGCGAGCAGGTCGAGGCGACCCGCGAGGAACTCGGCGAGACCGTCGAGGAACTCGCGGCCAAGACCGACGTGAAGACCCGCGCCCAGGAGAAGACGGTCGCCGTCAAGCAGCAGGTCGCCGAGAAGACCACACAGGTCAGGACCCAGCTGCGAGACAAGGCGACGCACGCCGCCCACATGGTGCAGGACAAGACCCCCGAGCCGGTACGCTCCAAAGCCGCCGCGGCCACCGGCCAGGTCCGCGACAAGGCCGTGCACGTCGGAGAGCTGGCCCGCGAGAAGGCCCCGGAGCCGGTACGCGAGAAGGCCAACCAGGGCATGCAGGCGGCGCGGGCCAACCGCGCCCCGCTGCTCGCCGCGGCCGGCGCACTCATCGCGCTGCTGCTCATCCGCCGCTCCAGGAGGCACCGATGA
- a CDS encoding serine/threonine-protein kinase has translation MTTRSRPRGFAMRHLSVYPGLTTYAVPLPDGDYSTDRHGNPKITRVTLEPEGFPTPHRPHGLTDSQWAFATNGPRRWQSAVTTFGDRAEEIAAKLARNGCIVLECDFRDARVVLPPRGWAPHPDLYAAQQERTSQRAAQRTTQDNEARRLSAELAPYPATQPLQAILKAQRHGAYRDHVIEAARVLLTDETITGMGEVEPWAAVHWLKRGTKSDYEKDQEPLAEGGQGAVYGGVHKYARIPVALKQLRYGDEDSVHRMGREISIGHLYGQHPNVMPVLDSDPDGRWFVMPLANGSAASHSERLRRETGALRDLVTAVCEGLRRPHADDRMHRDIKPANVLLLNGKWVVADWGLGRQPRGETSVPHRTRTGTGFGSEGFAAPELASGNPHHVAASADIYSIGRLIAAILTGERPEQNVSLLPANGPWRAVVAEATRHKPTDRPQDVDELLRLLKDIP, from the coding sequence ATGACCACGCGCTCCCGCCCGCGCGGCTTCGCCATGCGTCACCTCAGCGTCTACCCCGGCCTCACTACATACGCAGTCCCCCTCCCCGATGGTGACTACAGCACCGACCGCCACGGCAATCCCAAGATCACGCGCGTCACTCTGGAGCCCGAAGGCTTTCCCACACCCCACCGCCCGCACGGGCTGACCGACAGCCAGTGGGCCTTCGCCACCAACGGCCCCCGCCGTTGGCAGTCCGCCGTGACTACATTCGGCGACCGCGCCGAGGAGATAGCCGCAAAGCTTGCACGCAACGGATGCATCGTCCTCGAATGCGACTTCCGCGACGCCCGCGTAGTCCTGCCACCCCGTGGCTGGGCTCCTCATCCTGACCTGTATGCGGCCCAGCAAGAGCGCACCAGCCAGCGCGCTGCCCAAAGGACCACTCAGGACAACGAAGCACGCCGCCTTTCCGCCGAGCTCGCCCCCTATCCCGCCACCCAGCCATTGCAAGCCATCCTCAAAGCACAACGCCACGGTGCCTACCGTGACCACGTCATCGAGGCCGCCCGCGTCCTTCTCACCGACGAGACCATCACCGGCATGGGCGAGGTCGAGCCCTGGGCTGCTGTGCACTGGCTCAAGCGTGGAACGAAGTCGGACTATGAAAAGGACCAGGAGCCGCTCGCTGAGGGCGGCCAGGGTGCTGTTTACGGCGGCGTGCACAAGTACGCCCGCATTCCCGTCGCCCTGAAACAGCTCCGCTACGGTGACGAGGACTCTGTGCACCGCATGGGTCGCGAGATCTCCATCGGTCACCTGTACGGACAGCACCCGAACGTCATGCCGGTGCTTGACTCTGACCCAGACGGTCGATGGTTCGTCATGCCGCTTGCGAACGGCAGCGCCGCCAGCCACTCGGAACGTCTGCGGAGGGAGACCGGAGCTCTGCGGGACCTCGTCACAGCGGTTTGCGAAGGACTGCGCCGTCCGCACGCCGACGATCGGATGCACCGCGACATCAAGCCAGCAAACGTTCTCCTCCTCAACGGCAAGTGGGTCGTGGCGGACTGGGGGTTGGGCCGTCAGCCCCGAGGAGAGACCAGCGTTCCCCACCGAACACGGACCGGCACCGGCTTCGGGTCCGAGGGATTCGCCGCGCCGGAGCTGGCATCCGGAAACCCCCATCATGTGGCGGCCAGTGCTGACATCTACAGCATCGGACGACTCATCGCAGCCATCCTGACCGGTGAGCGTCCCGAGCAGAACGTCTCCCTGCTACCCGCAAACGGACCATGGCGAGCCGTAGTAGCGGAGGCAACCCGCCACAAGCCGACCGACCGACCGCAGGACGTGGACGAACTCCTCCGCCTGCTCAAGGACATTCCGTGA
- a CDS encoding ANTAR domain-containing protein has product MGHTSAAGATEELLTLRKENRQLKEAMPASARIDQAMGVLVALGGITPDEAWDLLREVSMSTNTKLRTVAEALVDWPADGELPDHIREALDATLSQHHQHTPP; this is encoded by the coding sequence GTGGGTCACACCTCCGCGGCAGGTGCCACGGAGGAGCTGCTGACCCTGAGGAAGGAGAACCGTCAACTCAAAGAGGCCATGCCGGCCAGCGCCCGCATCGACCAGGCCATGGGGGTGCTGGTCGCCTTGGGAGGCATCACTCCCGACGAGGCGTGGGACCTGCTGCGTGAGGTGTCGATGAGCACCAACACGAAACTCCGGACAGTGGCCGAGGCCCTCGTCGACTGGCCCGCCGACGGAGAACTGCCCGACCACATACGCGAGGCGCTCGATGCCACTCTCTCCCAACACCACCAGCACACGCCGCCCTAA
- a CDS encoding ATP-dependent helicase, with translation MTSGGTSVQLTSNQLAAIDTVDQHLGIVACAGSGKTEVIARRVVKLLRVSGVEPRHIVAFTFTDRAAGELKQRIVSRVREELGDVHGLAELFVGTMHGYALSMLQSQVPETFKCTVLSDVQARVLIDRNSRASGLTTTQIRTKGKPTRPMKRYVNSRLYQRVLGMLREDEIDQDELPSDVLDGLSSYRALLQRLHYLDYSEILRLAADLLLPPPSTGEPATEPVVNLRAHVRDTVRYVVVDEYQDTNPVQEQLIAGLIQFGANLCIVGDDDQTIYQWRGSAVNNILTFTTRHSSAKTVTLNENFRSSKAVVDLARRVAEGIDPSRRLSKSMIASGHQSYDRGDLLALSFGTPYEEAAWICDRIEWMISLPFTDRAGAPPRGLAYSDFAVLFRSVSGDADPLVTEMRARGIRYIIKGLSRLFQTPEVQAAKTCFDYIAGTVDGDAVVTAWTDARLGLREEALKRGVKILDEARGWAEGMPWDTYTIQGTYQRFLGEVGVREEHLTAEVGRERSELAFYNLGRFSTAIGDYERIHFLSSPPDRFATFAKWLEHQAGDYYEESDAGAGYARPDAVTIATVHQAKGMQWPAVFVPCMRRNRFPSKRQGGLGVFHIVPEAAVNDADRYRGSEDDERRLFYVAATRAQKYLALSFSPGPGKLYQQESQFFAEATRNTYVLTREAARPDESTLNRLPSTPLADTPDIVFSFSELKYLFECPYQFKLRFLYGFDSPLQKELGYGKSLHDVMAEVHKRAVKGDIVDTTEVEALVDRHLHAPFAPEPLKDQLRNAAIRSVHRYLRENGSRLALTEHSEQPVEVHLTPGVTVSGRIDLIRRIDTGEQSIVDFKSKERAQADAVTRDQLHIYVAGYEELSGKRADLVEVLNLDEGSRSSREEVNDTLLKEISGKVAKAGDQLRHNDMPRKTSWCGTCAACDFAAICRDRPSAP, from the coding sequence GTGACGAGTGGAGGCACCTCGGTGCAACTGACCTCGAATCAGCTGGCAGCGATCGACACCGTGGACCAGCACCTGGGCATCGTCGCGTGCGCTGGATCCGGAAAGACCGAAGTCATCGCCCGGCGGGTGGTGAAGTTGCTCCGGGTGTCCGGCGTGGAGCCGCGGCACATTGTCGCCTTCACGTTCACCGACCGGGCGGCCGGAGAGCTGAAGCAGCGCATCGTCTCTCGTGTCCGAGAGGAACTGGGAGATGTCCATGGATTGGCCGAGCTTTTCGTCGGCACCATGCACGGCTACGCCTTGAGCATGCTGCAGTCCCAGGTGCCGGAAACGTTCAAATGCACTGTCCTCAGCGATGTGCAGGCTCGTGTTCTGATCGACCGCAACAGCCGGGCCAGCGGTCTGACGACAACACAGATCCGTACCAAGGGCAAACCGACCCGCCCGATGAAGCGCTACGTCAACTCCCGTCTCTACCAACGGGTTTTGGGCATGCTCCGCGAGGACGAGATTGACCAGGACGAGTTGCCGTCGGACGTACTCGACGGCCTGAGCAGTTACCGGGCGTTGCTCCAGCGCCTTCACTACCTCGACTACAGCGAGATCCTCCGCCTCGCCGCGGACCTGCTGCTCCCGCCGCCGAGTACGGGAGAGCCGGCCACCGAACCCGTGGTCAATCTGCGTGCCCACGTGCGGGACACGGTCCGCTACGTCGTGGTGGACGAATACCAGGACACCAACCCCGTCCAGGAGCAGTTGATCGCCGGCCTCATCCAGTTCGGCGCGAACCTGTGCATCGTGGGGGACGACGACCAGACGATCTACCAGTGGCGCGGAAGCGCGGTGAACAACATCCTGACGTTCACCACCCGTCACAGCAGCGCCAAGACCGTGACGCTCAACGAGAACTTCCGCTCGTCCAAGGCGGTGGTGGACCTTGCACGCCGGGTGGCGGAGGGCATCGATCCCTCGCGTCGGCTGAGCAAGTCGATGATCGCCAGTGGCCACCAGAGCTATGACCGCGGCGACCTGCTGGCCCTCTCCTTCGGTACGCCGTATGAGGAGGCCGCGTGGATCTGCGACCGCATCGAGTGGATGATCAGCCTGCCCTTCACCGACCGTGCCGGCGCGCCACCACGGGGCCTGGCGTACTCGGACTTCGCCGTCCTCTTCCGCAGCGTATCGGGCGACGCCGACCCACTGGTCACGGAAATGCGCGCCCGGGGCATCCGCTACATCATCAAGGGCCTGAGCCGCCTGTTCCAGACACCCGAGGTCCAGGCCGCCAAGACCTGCTTCGACTACATCGCCGGAACCGTCGACGGTGACGCCGTCGTCACGGCCTGGACGGACGCCCGGCTCGGGCTCCGCGAGGAGGCTCTCAAGCGCGGGGTGAAGATCCTCGACGAGGCCCGCGGCTGGGCGGAGGGCATGCCCTGGGACACCTACACGATCCAGGGCACTTACCAACGTTTCCTGGGCGAGGTCGGCGTCCGCGAGGAACACCTCACGGCCGAGGTCGGCCGCGAGCGCAGCGAGCTCGCCTTCTACAACCTGGGACGGTTCAGCACCGCCATCGGCGACTACGAGCGCATCCACTTCCTCAGCAGCCCGCCCGACCGGTTCGCCACCTTCGCCAAGTGGCTGGAGCACCAGGCCGGCGACTACTACGAGGAGAGTGACGCCGGCGCCGGATACGCCCGACCCGACGCCGTCACGATCGCCACCGTCCACCAGGCCAAGGGCATGCAGTGGCCGGCGGTGTTCGTGCCCTGTATGCGGCGCAACCGCTTCCCCAGCAAACGGCAGGGCGGACTTGGTGTGTTCCACATCGTCCCGGAGGCCGCCGTCAACGACGCCGACCGCTACCGCGGCAGCGAGGACGACGAGCGCCGACTCTTCTACGTGGCCGCGACCCGCGCTCAGAAGTACCTCGCACTCTCCTTCTCCCCCGGGCCGGGCAAGCTCTACCAACAGGAGTCGCAGTTCTTCGCCGAGGCGACCCGCAACACCTACGTCCTGACCCGGGAGGCCGCCAGGCCCGACGAGTCCACGCTGAACCGGCTGCCCTCCACCCCCCTGGCCGACACGCCCGACATCGTCTTCAGCTTCAGCGAGCTGAAGTACCTGTTCGAGTGTCCGTACCAGTTCAAGCTGCGGTTCCTGTACGGCTTCGACTCGCCGTTGCAGAAGGAACTGGGGTACGGCAAGTCGCTCCATGACGTGATGGCGGAGGTGCACAAGCGCGCCGTGAAGGGTGACATCGTCGACACGACGGAGGTGGAAGCACTCGTTGACCGGCACCTGCACGCTCCGTTCGCACCGGAGCCGCTCAAGGATCAGTTGCGCAACGCAGCCATCCGCTCCGTCCACCGCTACCTCCGCGAAAACGGCTCGCGACTGGCTCTCACCGAGCACTCCGAGCAGCCGGTGGAGGTGCACCTCACGCCGGGGGTAACCGTCAGCGGACGCATCGACCTGATCCGCCGGATCGACACCGGTGAACAGTCCATCGTGGACTTCAAGTCCAAGGAACGCGCCCAGGCTGACGCTGTCACCCGGGACCAACTGCACATCTACGTCGCGGGGTACGAGGAACTGAGCGGCAAACGCGCCGACCTCGTCGAGGTCCTGAACCTCGACGAGGGCAGCCGCAGCAGCCGCGAGGAGGTCAACGACACCCTGTTGAAGGAGATCTCCGGCAAGGTCGCCAAGGCCGGAGACCAACTCCGCCACAACGACATGCCCCGCAAGACCTCGTGGTGCGGCACCTGCGCCGCCTGCGACTTCGCCGCGATCTGCCGGGACCGGCCCAGCGCTCCGTAA
- a CDS encoding YihY/virulence factor BrkB family protein — MARTVKRHGRHGGHTAADQEVEAGRGTGAGPDEQVEQQAPDTPTDLPKGSWGTVLKGTLKEFKKDELADRAAALTYYGILALFPALLALISLIGIAGQSATQVLDNIQNFAPGAVRDVLSNAVQQLQGNAGIGSIMAIVGLALAVWSASGYVAAFIRSANAVYDVPEGRPVWKVLPVRVGVTVVLMILAVISALIVVLTGPLARQVGTALGIGDTFLTVWSFAKWPVLMLLVTIMIAILYWATPNAKVRGFRWITPGSFLALLIWMIASAGFALYVANFASYNKTYGTFAGVIIFLVWLWITNLAILLGLEFDAEMHRQRAVAGGHPAGEEPYVQPRDTRKWDEEDRRRLES; from the coding sequence ATGGCACGGACAGTGAAACGGCATGGAAGGCACGGCGGGCACACCGCGGCCGACCAGGAGGTCGAGGCCGGGCGGGGGACGGGTGCCGGGCCGGATGAGCAGGTGGAGCAGCAGGCGCCGGACACTCCGACGGACCTGCCCAAGGGCTCCTGGGGAACGGTGCTGAAAGGCACCCTGAAAGAGTTCAAGAAGGACGAGCTGGCCGACCGGGCTGCGGCGCTGACCTACTACGGGATCCTGGCGCTGTTCCCGGCGCTGCTGGCGCTGATCTCGCTGATCGGGATCGCCGGCCAGTCCGCGACGCAGGTGCTGGACAACATCCAGAACTTCGCTCCGGGCGCAGTGCGGGACGTCCTCAGCAACGCGGTGCAGCAGCTGCAGGGCAACGCCGGGATCGGCTCGATCATGGCGATCGTCGGTCTGGCGCTCGCGGTGTGGTCGGCATCCGGCTATGTCGCCGCGTTCATCCGGAGCGCGAACGCGGTCTATGACGTCCCGGAAGGCCGGCCGGTGTGGAAGGTGCTGCCGGTCCGCGTCGGCGTCACCGTGGTGCTGATGATCCTCGCCGTGATCAGTGCGCTGATCGTCGTCCTCACCGGCCCCCTGGCCCGGCAGGTCGGCACCGCGCTGGGCATTGGGGACACGTTCCTGACGGTGTGGTCGTTCGCGAAATGGCCGGTGCTCATGCTCCTGGTCACCATCATGATCGCGATCCTGTACTGGGCGACACCGAACGCGAAGGTCCGCGGCTTCCGCTGGATCACTCCGGGCAGCTTCCTCGCCCTGCTGATCTGGATGATCGCCTCCGCCGGGTTCGCGCTGTACGTGGCGAACTTCGCCTCCTACAACAAGACCTACGGCACCTTCGCCGGCGTGATCATCTTCCTGGTGTGGCTGTGGATCACCAACCTGGCGATCCTGCTCGGCCTGGAGTTCGACGCCGAGATGCACCGCCAGCGCGCCGTCGCGGGCGGCCATCCAGCCGGAGAAGAGCCGTACGTCCAGCCGCGCGACACTCGCAAGTGGGACGAGGAGGACCGCCGCCGCCTTGAATCCTGA
- a CDS encoding NB-ARC domain-containing protein: MEAELAALAASGATTLVGLMISDSWTSAKERLTRFLARRRSAGDAEEELQAASEELARARAAGDTAAEEEIEADWRQRLLVVLREEPAAAVELRSLLAEWAGNVSHTVISGGVNHSPAFQGAQIHGGITFNVPAATPTADETARPDQVPVLTVPFSNRRREISLLDAMCGAAARRQSGVDVTVVGGLPGVGKSAMARKWASMSRQLFPDGQLYVDFAALRDQAVTGGTVGADVSEALAMVLRSLKVSDAGMPASLAERTNLFRSRSADQRLLLVLDDVSQPAQVRPLIPKGPGSAVLVTSHGKLGELVLDGAQLISLEPLDAEGGLALLADRCGEEAVAAERAAAERLVELCGGLPVALQIAAARLITDDGLTMTSLSEELEDEAGRLAALALPGFQGALPGEEYSVSALLGSSYRLLPPDAARLYRLLGWLPTGAFDAGVAAVAADLDTPSAKRLLRTLMTASFVEAGRDGRYRMHDLVRLHARERAAEEEPPAEEKAMTRRVATHYLVLAAFADRALRKERLRIADLSPLLRTADDPFAVGTGPSPLEWLDAERHAILAVLRAASRHRLHSLVWPLAEAFTALFLRHRYLEAWKESLELGVASAAALAESAETANEIAEAAQAEARLRSLLSRPLMDLGETALAGRELRTAAARAEVTDHLTLRASVQEFLGRYLDRVDPAQAVPAYRRSYELNKEAGQGRGAAIAAYFLGCALDARGEYAEALETLRMAHHDLLAREEPDPRMAARAMAAIGAVHDHLGATAEAVRALREAVRVLEEEKATHYEAEALVTLVDIAERTGSYQDSVRGWLTRAVTLHEANGNPLAEDLRRRLENLVR, from the coding sequence GTGGAAGCCGAGTTGGCGGCGCTCGCGGCGTCGGGGGCGACGACTCTGGTCGGGTTGATGATCTCCGACTCCTGGACGAGCGCCAAGGAGAGGCTGACGAGGTTCCTCGCCCGGCGCCGCTCGGCAGGGGATGCGGAGGAAGAACTCCAGGCAGCCAGCGAGGAGCTGGCCCGTGCTCGGGCGGCAGGGGACACTGCCGCGGAGGAGGAGATCGAGGCGGACTGGCGGCAGCGGCTGCTCGTCGTTCTTCGGGAAGAGCCCGCCGCCGCAGTTGAGCTGCGCAGCCTGCTGGCCGAATGGGCGGGCAACGTCTCGCACACCGTCATCAGCGGTGGTGTGAACCACAGCCCCGCCTTCCAGGGTGCGCAGATCCACGGCGGTATCACCTTCAACGTTCCGGCGGCGACGCCAACGGCCGACGAGACCGCCCGGCCGGACCAGGTTCCGGTGCTCACCGTCCCGTTCAGCAACCGCAGGCGCGAAATCTCCCTGCTGGACGCGATGTGCGGTGCGGCTGCCCGGCGGCAGAGCGGCGTCGACGTCACGGTCGTCGGCGGGCTGCCGGGGGTCGGCAAGAGCGCCATGGCGCGGAAATGGGCGAGCATGTCCCGGCAGCTGTTCCCGGACGGGCAGTTGTATGTCGACTTCGCGGCTCTGCGTGACCAGGCCGTCACCGGTGGGACCGTCGGCGCCGACGTGTCCGAAGCCCTGGCCATGGTTCTCAGATCCCTGAAGGTGAGCGACGCCGGCATGCCTGCGTCGCTCGCGGAGCGGACCAACCTGTTCCGTTCGCGCTCCGCCGATCAGCGCCTGCTGCTCGTCCTGGACGATGTGAGCCAGCCCGCACAGGTAAGGCCGTTGATCCCCAAGGGCCCGGGGAGCGCAGTTCTCGTCACCAGCCACGGCAAGCTGGGTGAACTGGTCCTTGACGGAGCACAGCTGATCTCACTGGAACCCCTGGACGCGGAGGGCGGCCTGGCCCTCTTGGCCGACCGCTGCGGAGAGGAAGCCGTGGCAGCCGAGCGGGCCGCAGCCGAGCGCCTGGTCGAGCTGTGCGGGGGCCTGCCGGTGGCGCTGCAGATAGCGGCGGCCCGCCTGATCACGGACGACGGTCTGACCATGACGTCCCTGTCGGAGGAACTGGAGGACGAAGCCGGCCGGCTTGCCGCCCTGGCCCTGCCAGGATTCCAGGGGGCTCTCCCCGGGGAGGAGTACTCCGTGTCCGCCCTGCTCGGCTCCTCATACCGGCTGCTGCCGCCCGACGCTGCCCGGCTTTACCGCCTCCTTGGATGGTTGCCGACTGGCGCCTTCGACGCCGGAGTCGCCGCGGTCGCCGCGGACCTCGACACCCCGAGTGCGAAGCGCCTGCTGCGCACGCTCATGACCGCGAGCTTCGTGGAAGCCGGCCGTGACGGCCGTTACCGCATGCACGACCTCGTGCGGCTGCATGCCCGGGAACGCGCCGCGGAGGAGGAGCCGCCGGCGGAGGAGAAGGCGATGACGAGGAGGGTGGCCACCCACTACCTCGTTCTCGCCGCGTTCGCCGATCGGGCGCTGAGGAAGGAGCGGTTGCGGATCGCCGACCTGTCACCGCTGCTGCGCACCGCTGACGATCCCTTCGCGGTCGGTACGGGACCCTCCCCCCTGGAGTGGCTGGATGCCGAGCGCCACGCCATCCTGGCCGTCCTGCGGGCCGCGAGCCGGCACCGGCTGCACAGCCTTGTCTGGCCACTGGCCGAGGCGTTCACGGCCTTGTTCCTGCGCCACCGTTACCTGGAGGCGTGGAAGGAGTCGCTCGAACTCGGCGTCGCCTCGGCCGCCGCCCTCGCCGAGTCGGCTGAGACCGCGAACGAGATCGCCGAGGCCGCACAAGCCGAGGCGCGGCTGCGCAGCCTGCTGTCCCGCCCGCTGATGGACCTCGGCGAGACCGCCCTTGCCGGGAGGGAGCTGCGGACCGCCGCCGCACGGGCCGAGGTGACCGACCACCTGACTCTGCGTGCCTCCGTTCAGGAGTTCCTCGGACGCTATCTGGACCGGGTCGACCCTGCTCAGGCCGTCCCCGCCTACCGGCGGTCGTACGAGCTGAACAAGGAGGCGGGCCAGGGCCGTGGGGCGGCCATCGCCGCCTACTTCCTCGGCTGCGCGCTGGATGCTCGCGGCGAGTACGCCGAAGCGCTGGAAACCCTGCGCATGGCGCACCACGACCTGCTCGCACGCGAGGAACCCGACCCGCGTATGGCCGCGCGGGCCATGGCCGCGATCGGTGCCGTCCATGACCACCTGGGCGCCACCGCAGAGGCGGTACGCGCGTTGCGCGAGGCGGTTCGTGTCCTGGAGGAGGAGAAAGCGACGCACTACGAGGCTGAGGCCCTCGTCACCCTCGTCGACATCGCCGAGCGGACCGGAAGCTACCAGGACAGCGTGCGCGGCTGGCTCACCCGGGCCGTCACGCTCCACGAGGCCAACGGCAATCCTTTGGCCGAGGACCTGCGTCGGCGGCTGGAGAACCTCGTCCGGTGA
- a CDS encoding phosphatase PAP2 family protein → MKVMAELRAGDRRLARWSIAWGPPWVRRFAPAVEEAAEHTKLWWAAAGVMAAAGGWRGRAAATAGVAGMAAAQVLSNAVAKQLYRRRRPPQEWVPAEELQDRPDSSSFPSGHTAAAFAFAGAVTPVWPAAGAACAVSAVAVAAERLHSGAHYPTDVAAGGAIGLVAAVLVRAAPRLLWRRVL, encoded by the coding sequence ATGAAAGTGATGGCAGAACTGCGCGCCGGGGATCGTCGGCTGGCCAGGTGGTCGATCGCGTGGGGGCCGCCCTGGGTGCGGCGGTTCGCGCCCGCGGTGGAGGAGGCGGCCGAGCACACCAAGCTGTGGTGGGCGGCGGCCGGGGTGATGGCCGCCGCCGGCGGGTGGCGCGGCCGTGCGGCCGCAACCGCTGGAGTGGCGGGCATGGCGGCGGCGCAGGTGCTGTCCAACGCGGTCGCCAAGCAGCTGTACCGGCGGCGCCGCCCGCCACAGGAGTGGGTGCCGGCGGAAGAGCTTCAGGATCGCCCGGACAGCTCCTCCTTTCCCTCGGGGCACACCGCTGCCGCCTTCGCTTTCGCCGGTGCCGTCACGCCGGTATGGCCAGCCGCCGGTGCCGCTTGTGCGGTGTCGGCGGTGGCCGTGGCCGCGGAGCGGCTGCACAGCGGTGCGCACTACCCCACCGACGTGGCCGCCGGCGGCGCGATCGGACTGGTCGCAGCCGTGCTGGTACGGGCCGCACCGCGGCTGCTGTGGCGACGTGTGCTCTGA